CTTTTTCCATTCTTTCAATAATGGTTGCAGCTCTGTTATATCCTATTTTGAGACATCTCTGAATATAGCTTGTTGAAGCCTTTTTATCACGAAGCACAATTTGAACAGCCTGATCATATAAATCATCACCAGATCCGCCCATCATGTTGCTTATCATACCTTCTTCATCCTCTGATTTTGTAACATCTTCTATATATTCAGGTGAACCTTGCTCTTTTAGCATGTTTACCACTTTTTCAACTTCACTATCGCTTACAAACGCACCATGAACACGAGTTATTTTCCCGCCAGACGCCATATAAAGCATGTCGCCCATACCTAAAAGCTGCTCTGCCCCCTGGTCACCAAGAATTGTGCGGCTATCGATTTTAGAAGTAACCTGAAATGAGATACGTGACGGGAAGTTTGCTTTAATAATGCCCGTAATAACATCAACAGATGGTCTTTGTGTTGCCATGATAATGTGAATACCAGCGGCACGTGCCATTTGCGCAAGTCTTTGAATTGATGTTTCAATTTCTTTACCTGCAACAAGCATAAGATCAGCCATTTCGTCTACGATTACAACGATATAAGGAACTGTCTTATTTTCAATTTCCATTGTTTCGTATATAGGCTTACCTGTTACAGGATCAAATCCTGTTTGAATTCTGCGGGATAAGATTTTACCTTCACTCATCGCTTCTTTAACTTTGTCATTAAATCCTGCAACGTTTCTAACGCCAAGGCTGGACATAAGCCTATAGCGGTTTTCCATTTCTTTAACCACCCATTTAAGTGCAACCACAGCTTTTTGAGGCTCAGTAACAACGGGAGTAAGCAAATGTGGTATACCATCATAAACTGAAAGCTCTAGCATTTTAGGGTCAATCATAATGAACTTACATTCATCGGGCGTAAGCTTATAAAGCAGTGATAAAATCATGGCATTAATACCAACTGATTTACCAGAACCTGTTGTACCTGCAACAAGTAAATGCGGCATTTTTGCAAGATCCACAACCGAAGTTTCACCACCAATATCTTTACCTAATGCAAGTGGTAATTTAAGCTCAACTTCCTTAAATATACTTGATTCCAAAAGCTCTTTGAAATATACAGTTTCGCGCTGTTTATTTGGGAGTTCAATACCTATTATATTTTTACCTGGCACTACAGCAATCCTTGCAGAAAGCGCGCTCATTGAACGAGCAATGTCATCAGCAAGACCAATAATTCTTGCAGACTTTGTACCAGCCGCAGGCTCAAGCTCAAATAAAGTAACAACAGGTCCTGGCTTTACCTGAATAATCTGACCTTTAATACCAAAGTCAACTAATACCTGCTCTAATAAAGTAACCTGCTGCCTTAAAGCTTCTGATGTTACTTTAAATGTAGCATTTTTAGGTTTTTCAGTAAGTAAGTTTAGCGGAGGCAACACAAACTCTGCATCTGGTGAATATTTAAGTGATTTATCAGATTTTTTAATGGTTCTTGTATTAGATATTTTGCTAGTTTTTTTGATACTGGTTCTTGCAGTTAATTCTTCTTCAATATCATCAAACTTTATTTCAACATCTTCTGAACTATATTCTTCTGCATTATTTTTACTGAAAGATTTAGCTATAAAGCCAAAAAATCTGTAGGTTAAATGCATTAAAAATAGCGTGCGGCGCCAGAATTCTTTAAAACTAACATTGGCTGCAACGCAAAATATTATAAAAGACGTTATAGAAAACACAGCATAATGGACCCAAGGGTCTACAAACTGCGTTACATAGTTGTATAATAAAACACCTATATATCCGCCCCCAGATACAGCAATGTATTTTTCAGGAACACTTATAAACTGCATAAGAGCTGGCAAAGTAAGAACCAACACGGTCGCCGCTGATGCTCTTAATAACCAATATTTTATGCGTTTATTAACTAAAAGATTCAGCGCCCATGATAAAAATACCAGCCCCATCGGTATTGTAGCAAATCCAAAAAATTGTATAAGCGAGTCAATAAAATATGCGCCATATGTGCCAGACAAATTATGTACTCTGTCTGCACTTACTGCATTATTAAGTGATGGGTCAAATGGATTAAATGTAATAGTGCCAACAACTAAGATGAATGACAAATATAGCAAACACAAGCCAAAACCTATTATTCCAAGCCTTTTGATTGTATTTGCTGTTATGTACATTTTATTCCTCTTTTACGCCATCTTTAAATCTGTGTTTAATACGACCTTTTGTTAAATCGTATGGTGTCATTTCAACGGTAACTCTATCACCTGCTAAAATACGGATTCTGTTTTTACGCATCTTACCAGATGTATGTGCAATAATGATGTGACCATTATCAAGTTTAACTCTGAATGCGTTTGGAAGCAATTCAACAACTACTCCATCAAACTCTAGTAATTCTTCTTTCGACATTAATTATTAATCTCCTAAAATTAAAAATATTTTATATATGAGTGAATTCATTAGTTTTATTACAATATTGACATTTAACAATTAATTTACCATCAACTTTTAAAGTTTCAAGTTCTTCCTTATCAAGTGTTTGTAATAATTTTAAAGCTTTTAGATGCGAACATCTGCATTTTGCTTCAACTACTCTTTGATCAAATGCAATAACATCATGCATTCCGAACAATCTTTTAAGCAGACTTAGGTCATCTATTTCATTTGATAATAGCTCTTCATCTTTTACGCTATTTGCAAATACTTCTGCATCTTCCCACAATTTTAGATCCTCCTCTTCATTGCTAGGAAGTTTTTGCAAAATAAGACCGCCACCTACCCATTTTCCATCTATCTTATTTACTGCAACTTTGATAACAGTTTCAATCTGCTCTGAAGTTACAATATAATTAGTTAGCATTTCGCTTATTGTATCACCTTTTATTTCTACAATCCCCTGATATCTTTGATTAGAATCTGCAGGATCAATTGTTACGACTAAATAACCTTTATCAAAAAGATCTTTAGCATTGTTTTTATTGGTAAAATCAATATTATCATTATATTCTACATACCCTCTGATATGCAGATCTCCTGTAACATCCGCTACGAAAATTCTGATATCACCTTCTGACTGAAACTGAAGTGTTAAAATTCCACCGCTTTTCATGTCTGAGCCAATTAATGAAATAGCAAGTAGTGCTTCACCAAGAATTTTGCTTATCGCATCATTATAATCATGGCTTGTCAAAACCTGATCTAAAGCCTGATCGAGCTTTACAATTTTTCCTCTAATGTTTTTTGACCCTATAATAAAAGGTCTAAGTATATTATTTGTCATACTGTTCGCCTTATATTCACGCCAACGCATTGTAATTTTTCTTCAATTCTTTCATATCCTCTGTCGATATGATATACACGGTTAATTGTTGTCTCTCCTTCTGCTGCAAGTGCTGCAATTATAAGCGACATTGAAGCGCGAAGGTCAGTTGCCATTACTTCTGCTGCCTGCAACATATCTTTACCTTGAACGACTGCAATATTACCGTTTAAAGTTATATTTGCACTCATTCTCATCAGCTCAGGTACATGCATATAACGGTTTTCAAACACGTTTTCTGCAATAGTCGATGTCCCATCAGCCAGGCATAACATAGCCATAAACTGCGCCTGCATATCTGTTGGAAATCCTGGATGCGGCTGAGTATTAATATTAAGCGGCTTTAGTTTTTCATGCATTTTACTTATATGCAAACCTTCTGGCACTTCAGCGATTTTCATACCAGTTTCATGAAATTTATCAAGCACACTACTAATTAAGCTAATATCAATATTCTTAAGTAAAAGCTCACCACCTGCAACGCCGAGCATCGCTATATATGATCCAGCTTCAATTCTATCAGATATAATATGATGAGTCGCGCCCCCTAATTTTTCAACGCCTTCAATAGCAATAACATCCGTACCTAAACCAGATATTTTTGCGCCCATTTGAATTAAGCACTTACCAAGGTCTACAACCTCAGGCTCACGTGCTGCATTTCGTAAAATAGTTTTTCCTTCAGCAAGGCAAGCCGCCATCATAATATTCTCAGTTGCACCAACAGATACTTTATCAAATGTAAAATCCGCGCCTTTCAGTCTGCCGTTTGATTTAGCATGCATGTAGCCTTCTTCTAAGGTAATTGTAGCACCAAGTGCCTCAAGCCCTTTAATATGTAAGTCTACAGGACGCGCACCAATTGCACATCCACCAGGAAGAGATACTATAGCCTCACCAAATCTTGCAAGCAGTGGACCTAGTACAATAACCGACGCACGCATTTTTCTTACAATATCATAAGGAGCGGTAAGGTTATGAATATGCGCTGCGCTGAAAAGCATTGTTTTGCCTTTTTGCTTTGTATTATCAGTGCCATCAAGCGATATATCTACCCCATGCTGCCCTAAAAGCTTTGACATTGTAATAATATCAGCAAGATAAGGAATATTTGAAAGCACCAAGCTATCTTCAGTAAGTAAACACGCAGCCATAATTGGTAAAGCAGCATTTTTAGAGCCGCTAACTACAATTTCTCCCTTAAGGGAATTGCCGCCTTTAACAATAAACTTATCCATTAAATTCTCCGTTAAATCCTAACCATCGGGATTTAAACATCTCTATTTTTCTATACTTTTGGAAGGGTAACGCCTGTTTGTCCCATGTATTTGCCGCTTTTATCAGCATATGAAGTTTCACAAACCTGATCTCCTTTTAAGAAGATAAACTGGCATGCACCTTCATTAGGATAAATTACAGCAGGAAGCGGAGTCGTATTTGAAAATTCAAGTGTAACATGCCCTTCCCATTCTGGCTCAAGTGGCGTTACATTTACAATAATACCGCAGCGTGCATATGTAGATTTACCAACGCAAATAACTAAAACATCACGAGGAATACGGAAATATTCAACTGTTCTGGCTAAAGCAAAACTATTTGGTGGAATAATACAAACATCACTGGATTTTTTATCAACAAAACTTTGGTCGTTGAACTCTTTTGGATCAACTGTTGCGGAGTTAACATTTGTAAAAATTTTAAACTCATCAGCAACTCTTGCATCATAACCATAAGAAGACAGACCATATGATATAAGCCCGCCTTTTTTTTGGTCAAATTTTTGTTGTGTATCAACAAACGGCTCTATCATACCATGTTTTAAAGCCATTTCCCTAATCCATTTGTCGCTCATTACAGCCATAAATACGTATACCCTTATTTATTTTTAAGGTAGAATACACGATTATGTATTTAAATGCAATTTTCTAATGATTTCATTTATCAAATCTTGCATAAAATCTTTTGTATTTACAGACGACCTGTCGCTACCGATATAACTTACAACTTTTTGATTTATTAATTCTTTAATAAACTCTTTGTGTTTATTACCTGATAAATCCTCATGATCATAAATATAAACCTGCTTTTGCGTAGCTACAGCCTCAGATATCATGGAAATAGAATCACTTGTTACCAAAATACTATCAGCGTAATATAGCATCGCTTTATATGGATTTAGCCCTTTTAAGTCATATAAATACTTAGGATCAGCAATTTTTTCCTTTAAAGTATTTGCCTGCGCCTCGCCAGTTCTTCTGCTTAATGTAACTAATGGATAAACATTGTTTTTGTATACAAAACTATTAATTTTATCAGCTAAATCTTCTGCCATTTCATTTGTA
This genomic stretch from Alphaproteobacteria bacterium 33-17 harbors:
- a CDS encoding translation initiation factor IF-1, translating into MSKEELLEFDGVVVELLPNAFRVKLDNGHIIIAHTSGKMRKNRIRILAGDRVTVEMTPYDLTKGRIKHRFKDGVKEE
- a CDS encoding UDP-N-acetylglucosamine 1-carboxyvinyltransferase, with product MDKFIVKGGNSLKGEIVVSGSKNAALPIMAACLLTEDSLVLSNIPYLADIITMSKLLGQHGVDISLDGTDNTKQKGKTMLFSAAHIHNLTAPYDIVRKMRASVIVLGPLLARFGEAIVSLPGGCAIGARPVDLHIKGLEALGATITLEEGYMHAKSNGRLKGADFTFDKVSVGATENIMMAACLAEGKTILRNAAREPEVVDLGKCLIQMGAKISGLGTDVIAIEGVEKLGGATHHIISDRIEAGSYIAMLGVAGGELLLKNIDISLISSVLDKFHETGMKIAEVPEGLHISKMHEKLKPLNINTQPHPGFPTDMQAQFMAMLCLADGTSTIAENVFENRYMHVPELMRMSANITLNGNIAVVQGKDMLQAAEVMATDLRASMSLIIAALAAEGETTINRVYHIDRGYERIEEKLQCVGVNIRRTV
- a CDS encoding dCTP deaminase, which translates into the protein MAVMSDKWIREMALKHGMIEPFVDTQQKFDQKKGGLISYGLSSYGYDARVADEFKIFTNVNSATVDPKEFNDQSFVDKKSSDVCIIPPNSFALARTVEYFRIPRDVLVICVGKSTYARCGIIVNVTPLEPEWEGHVTLEFSNTTPLPAVIYPNEGACQFIFLKGDQVCETSYADKSGKYMGQTGVTLPKV